A single genomic interval of Lathyrus oleraceus cultivar Zhongwan6 chromosome 7, CAAS_Psat_ZW6_1.0, whole genome shotgun sequence harbors:
- the LOC127104441 gene encoding sugar transporter ERD6-like 6, whose protein sequence is MVIAFSLGLGAMPWIIMSEILPINIKGLAGSFATLSNWFFSWLVTLIANLLLDWSSGGTFTIYTAVYVFTAGFVAIWVPETKGKTLEEIQQDM, encoded by the exons ATGGTTATTGCATTCTCTCTAGGATTAGGAGCAATGCCATGGATTATAATGTCTGAG ATTCTTCCGATTAACATCAAAGGCCTAGCTGGAAGTTTTGCAACACTTTCCAATTGGTTCTTTTCCTGGTTGGTTACATTAATAGCAAATTTGCTCTTGGATTGGAGTTCGGGAG GAACCTTCACAATATATACTGCAGTGTATGTTTTCACAGCAGGATTTGTTGCCATTTGGGTCCCCGAGACAAAGGGaaaaactcttgaagaaatacaaca AGACATGTGA